From a region of the Drosophila virilis strain 15010-1051.87 chromosome 3, Dvir_AGI_RSII-ME, whole genome shotgun sequence genome:
- the LOC138911138 gene encoding uncharacterized protein, whose amino-acid sequence MISKKVVRKAMLNALFHMCFINMLRKLFVCMAFLTCIVAHVTFTNLKCNFTDRKIGNFQHCHIKAVNRTHKYVSVHANIYTKPINNVTINIRCMRYNSGYKPFFFDVTFDACKFLKQPRHPILILFYNTLKNRSNMNHTCPYNHDIIVDKLFTGDHELEFARYLPIPMGDYAIYVIFYIYKVKACTINLYLRITN is encoded by the exons ATGATATCGAAAAAAGTTGTTCGAAAAGCAATGTTGAATGCTTTGTTTCATATGTGTTTCATCAACATGCTGCGAAAGTTATTTGTGTGCATGGCTTTTCTAACG TGTATTGTGGCACATGTGACATTCACGAATCTGAAGTGCAACTTTACGGACAGAAAGATTGGCAATTTCCAGCATTGTCACATCAAGGCTGTAAATCGTACCCATAAGTATGTTAGCGTACATGCGAACATCTATACCAAGCCCATAAATAATGTAACG ATCAACATTAGGTGCATGCGCTACAACTCCGGCTATAAGCCATTTTTCTTTGATGTCACCTTCGATGCCTGCAAGTTTCTAAAACAGCCTAGACATcccatattaatattattttataacacCTTGAAAAATCGCTCCAACATGAATCACACGTGTCCCTACAAT CATGACATTATAGTTGACAAGCTATTTACTGGCGATCATGAGTTGGAATTTGCACGATATTTGCCCATACCCATGGGAGATTATGCCATCTATGTCATCTTCTATATCTACAAAGTGAAGGCGTGCACCATTAATCTTTACCTAAGGATaaccaattaa